A region from the Triticum aestivum cultivar Chinese Spring chromosome 3D, IWGSC CS RefSeq v2.1, whole genome shotgun sequence genome encodes:
- the LOC123080610 gene encoding uncharacterized protein — MVVQKRKEATFPHPKLHSHPKQWNQTWFYCKDTSPTDENPLPGYRPHRLSNTHPFPQRLTAKERANYAPQLSKLRAFMANGLTGVDFARCWISWSILPLSRRFGLMCEYTGSLKDPQRHIDIQLTDTEVTKAVKKMLNEPEAVCGQTGLLPFCTFTNRQLVMIRSGIRNLRRRNQQNHKTNRQSQFARRPGLLKSCQEKDHCILRATC; from the exons atggtggttcagaaaaggaaggaagctACTTTCCCTCATCCCAAGCTCCATAGTCACCCCAAacagtggaaccagacttggttttactgcaaagatacatcTCCAACCGATGAGAACCCCttaccgggttaccgccctcaccgcctTAGTAACACACATCCTTTTCCCCAGAGGTTGACTGCCAAAGAGAGGGCCAATTATGCCCCTcaactatcaaagcttagagccttcatggcgaacggtttgacaggagttgactttgcccgttgttggataagctggagtattctgcccttaagccggcgcttcggtttgatgtgtgagtacacagggagtTTGAAGGATCCTCAACGACACATTGATATTCAACTTACAGATACAGAAGTTACTAAAGCTGTaaagaagatgctgaatgaaccggaagctgTGTGTGGCCagaccggactactccctttctgcaccttcacaaaccgccagct ggtgatgatccgttctggaataaGAAACCTCCGCAGGAGAAACCAAcaaaaccacaagacaaaccggcaaagCCAATTCGCCCGAAGACCAGGGTTGTTAAAAagctgccaagaaaaggaccactgcatcctccgagctacctgctga
- the LOC123080609 gene encoding uncharacterized protein, which yields MQHSMSNAGDDGYKQGQSSQVHGGNIDDYYSGEVDGDEVHGHMQNQMEDENTDIDIGHADDSDESNGEGNPEDVPNPASWNHDFSSAMILNDGHDSACQYHQNNIATGAMYPNKNALKDAIIQWEMSTQSVFTAEVSSQKYLTMVCKNKDCPARVHGYLPKYGTSWVISDLVHHTCLIPCIPQDHANLSSTVIARLLYSEIVECKAMEVKAIQTKVFVRFKHRMSYGMAWRAKHRALETRFGSFFDAYDSVVRLLHTLQDRNPGTYVDIQDLFMPEFPTVRVLHRLFFSFSVCTMFEICEGTADEEQEQEEEEEEEVEAETRHYV from the coding sequence ATGCAGCACTCAATGTCAAATGCTGGAGATGATGGTTACAAACaagggcagagtagtcaggtacACGGAGGAAATATCGATGATTATTACAGTGGGGAGGTGGACGGTGACGAGGTACATGGGCACATGCAGAACCAGATGGAAGATGAGAATACAGATATTGACATTGGTCATGCCGATGATTCCGACGAGTCTAATGGAGAAGGGAACCCAGAGGATGTGCCGAATCCTGCATCATGGAATCATGACTTCTCATCAGCAATGATCCTGAACGATGGGCATGATTCTGCCTGCCAATATCACCAGAATAACattgcgacgggtgctatgtatcccAACAAGAATGCTCTAAAGGACGCAATCATTCAATGGGAAATGTCCACACAAAGTGTTTTCACAGCTGAGGTCTCAAGTCAGAAATACttgacaatggtatgcaagaacaAAGACTGTCCCGCCAGGGTGCATGGCtatctccctaagtatggcacaagttgggtgatcagtgacctagttcatcacacatgtcttattccctgcatccctcaagatcatgccaacctttcgTCCACGGTTATTGCTCGGTTGCTTTACAGCGAGATAGTTGAGTGCAAAGCGATGGAAGTGAAGGCTATCCAGACAAAAGTATTCGTGAGGTTCAAACACAGAATGTCTTATGGCatggcttggagggctaagcatagGGCTCTTGAGACCAGATTTGGTTCTTTTTTCGATGCATATGATTCTGTTGTCCGGCTCCTCCACACGCTGCAGGACCGGAATCCTGGCACCTATGTCGATATCCAAGACCTCTTCATGCCAGAGTTCCCCACTGTGAGGGTGCTGCATCGACTATTCTTCTCTTTCAGTGTATGCACTATGTTTGAAATTTGTGAGGGAACCGCGGACGAGGAGCAAgagcaagaggaggaagaggaggaagaggtcgaGGCAGAAACTAGGCACTATGTTTGA